ATCCGGCGAGCAGCGCGACGAACACCGGCCACTGCTGCACGACCACGGCGCTCTTGAGTTCGGGGAAGGCGGCCGCGACCACCCCGACGGCCGCGACCAGCCACACCTCCGTGCCGAGGAAGTAGGGGGCGATGGCCGACGCCACCCGGCGCCGCTCGGCGGAGCCGCGCGCGAGGTAGGGCATCAGCATGCCCAGCCCGATGTCGCAGCCTGCGAGCACGAAGTAGCCCACCACCAGGCCGGCGAGGAAGACAACAGCGAGGGATTCCACGGAACTCTCCTAAGTGCGCGGGGCCTGAGGTTCTAGAACGTGTGGACGGGCGTGGCCGACTCGGTCTCGGGCTCGGCGGCGGGAGCGAGGGGGCCGCCCTCGGGGCCGCGCCGCGCGTAGCGGACCAGCAGCCCGCAGGTCACCGTCGCCAGAATCGCGAAGGCCCCGGTGAACAGGGAGAACGACAGCACCGCCATCCCCGATGTCATGTCGGTGAGCGCGTCGGCCGTGGTCAGATGGTGGGTGACCACCCAGGGCTGGCGGCCGGTCTCCCGGTAGACCCACCCGCCGATGCTGGCGATGAACGGCAGGAACGGCGAGAACACCAGGATCCAGTGGAACCAGCGCCACCGGTCCAGCCGGCGGACCAGCCACACCAGCAGGCCGGCGCCGACCAGGGCGCCGATGCCCATCCACGACATCACCATGGACACGTGCCCGACCTCCCCGATCGTCTGCACCGAGCCGACCCCGGCCGCCTCGATCCGTTCGATCTCGGCGGCGCTGAGCGTGTCCCCGCTGGTCGGCGGGACCTTGCCGAAGAGCCCGTACTGCATGCCGCCGAACGCCGGTGTGGGCATGACCCCCAGGGCGGTGACGAGGAGGCCGCGCTGGATCCCGCGCCGGAACATCCCGTCGGGGTCGTTGCCGCGGCTCAGGTGGTAGGCGCTCACCGCGGCCGTCACCAGCCCGCCCACCAGCAGGGCGCTGGAGACGATGTGCCCGAACGCCAGGAGCGCCGCGGGGTTGGTCATCAGCGCTGTGGCGTCGGTGAGCACGGCGGCGCCGGCGCGGACCTCGAAGCCGACCGGGTTCTTCAGGAAGCCGTTGGAGACCAGCACCCAGAAGGCCGAGGAGTAGGCGGTCAGCGTGACGACCGCGAAGACGCCCAGGTGCGCCCACCGGTTCATCCGGTCCCAACCGAAGATCCACAGGCCCAGGAACGTCGACTCGACGAAGAACGCGGCCATCGTCTCCACGGCCAGCGGGGCGCTGAAGACGTTGCCGAACATGTCGTTCAGCCCGCTCCAGTTCGTCGCCAACTGCAGCTCCATCACCAGGCCCGACAGCACGCCCATGCCGTAGTTGACCAGGTAGAGGCCGCCCCAGAACCGCACGGCGCGCATCCGGGCCGCGTCGCGCCGCAGGGTGGCGCCGAGCTGGGCGCCGAGGATGAACGGCGCCATTCCCAGGGTGAAGGCGACGAACAGGTAGTGCGTGCCCGCGGTCAACGCGAACTGCAGGCGCGCCCACTGGACGGGATCGTCGAGCACTGAGGGGCTCCTCAAGGAGTCGTCGGGAAAGCGGCTCCTCGATGGTCGCGCCCGGCCGTCTCGCGCCGCATCGCCCGCTCGGAGGCTCCTGGGCTACCCCGTGCGGAGTGCGCGCTCCGAGCCGCTACACCCTCAGGCGTAGGGGAGGACCCCGACCCGTCCCTGACCGACCCCGAAGGGCCCGGTGCCCCGCCCCACCGAGCGGAGCGCCGATCAGTCCGTCCAGCCCGGCCTGACCAGCCCCGTCTCGTAGGCCAGCACGACGAGCTGGGCGCGGTCGCGCACCCTGAGCTTGATCATCGCGCGGCTGACATGGGTCTTCGCCGTCGCGGGGCTGAGCACCAGGCGGTCGGCGATCTCGTCGTTGGACAGTCCGGCGCCGACCAGGGCCACGATCTCGCGCTCGCGGTCGGTGAGCTCGTCCAGCCGGGCCGACGGCTCGGGACGGCGCGGCCGGCCGGCGTAGTCGGCGATCAGCCGCCGGGTGACGTTGGGCGACAGCAGAGCGTCGCCCCTGGCCACCACACGCACCCCCTGCAGCAGGTCCTCGGGCTCGGTGTCCTTGACCAGGAAGCCGCTGGCGCCCATTCGCAGCGCGTCGAAGATGTAGTCGTCCAGGTCGAAGGTCGTCAGGATGACCACGCGGGTCTCACCCAGCCGCGGGTCGGTGAGGATCTGCTCGGTGGCGACCAGGCCGTCCACGCCGGGCATCCTGATGTCCATCAGGACGACGTCGGGCCGCTCGGTCCTCGTCAACCGGACCGCCTCGGCTCCGTCGCCGGCCTCGGCGACCACGCCGATGTCGGGCGTGCTGTTGAGCAGCGCGCGGAAACCCGCCCGCACCAGGGCCTGGTCGTCGGCCAGCAGTACCCGGATCACGCCTCTTCCGTTCTCTCCGCACACTCCGGCAGCCAGGCCGAGACGGTGAAACCGCCGTCGCGGCCCGCCGCGGCCCGCAGGTCGCCGCCGAGCGCCGCGGCCCGCTCCCGCATGCCGGTGATGCCGTTGCCCGGAGCCAGGTCCTCCGGTGCGCCACGGCCATTGTCCCCGACCACGATCGACATCCCCTTCGGCTCGTAGCCCAGCTCGACGGTCACGGCCGTCGGCTCTGCGTGCCGGACCGCGTTCGTCAGCGACTCCTGGACGATCCGGTAGGCGGCGGAGTCGGTGCCGGTGGCCAGTCGGCGCGGCTCGCCGACGGAGCGGACCGTGACCTCGACCCCCGCCGACCGGGTCCGCTCGACCAGCTCCGCCAGCCGGGACAGCCCCGGGGCCGGCGAGCGCGGAGCGCTCTCGTCGACGGAGCGCAGCACGCCCAGCGTCGCGCGCAGCTCCCGCAGCGTCTCCTTGCTGGTCTGCTTGATCGTGGCCAGCGCCTCGGCCGCGCGCCCCGGCTCGGAGTCGATCAGGTACAGCGCGCTACCGGCCTGCACGTTGATCAGCGAGATGTTGTGCGCGACGACGTCGTGCACCTCGCGGGCCAGCCGCAGCCGCTCGTCGGAGGCGCGCCGGCGCACCTCCTCCTCGCGGGTCCGCTCGGCCTCCTCGGCCCGCTCGCGCAGCACGTCCCGGTACTCGCGGCGCTTGCGCATCACCTCGCCGAAGATGAGGATGACGAGTACCCACGAGAACATGCCCAGCGCGTACTCCGGCCGGGGCACACCCAAGGCCAGCGCCTCCCAGATCTGGATGATCAGGAACTGCGCCAGGCCGAGCAGCCAGCCCCGCACGCGGTATCCCTGCTCGACCACGGTGTACAGCGCGATCGCCCCGGCGACGATGACGAATCCGTCGGAGAAGTTGAGGGGGTAGTAGGCCGTCGTCGCGGTGCAGGAGACCAGGCCCACGAGGATCGGGTGCGAACTGCGCCACAGCAGTGGCACGACCGCCAGGGCCAGGACCACCAGCCCCCACGGCGCCAGCGGGTTGCCGTAGGACGTTACGTCGCGGTCCAATTCGGCGTAGTAGCTGCTGCTGAAGGCGATGGCGCCCACGGCGAGCGCGACGGCGACGTCGTCGCGCCGGATCCGTCCGATCCGTTCCAGGAGCCCGTTCATCGCTTCGACGGTACGCGCACGGGCGCCCGGCCGCGTCCCCCTCCGGGAGTCGGCGGGCGCGGTGGCACTACCCCGCAGGGAGTAGTGCCACCGCATCGGGTCACCGGCGGCGCGGCCCCACGTACTCGGCGGCCATCGCCGAGACGAGCAGCGCGGCCCCCACGGCGCCCCACGCCGTCATCTCCTCGCCGAGCAGCGCCATCGACAGCAGCGCGGCGGTCAGCGGCTCGGCGATGGTGGCCACGGCGGTCGCCGTGTCCGAGGCCGTGCCCAGACCGCCGAAGTAGGCGAGGTAGGCCAACGCGGTCGGCACCAGGCCGAGGAAGGCCAGCAGGGCCAGGCCCGCCGGGTCCGCGGGCGGCGCCATCCCCGCGGACAGTCCGGCCGGCGCCAGCAGCACCCCGCCGAGCAGGCACCCCAGCCCGACGTTGCACAGCGGGTCCAGCCCGGCGAC
This sequence is a window from Spinactinospora alkalitolerans. Protein-coding genes within it:
- a CDS encoding cytochrome ubiquinol oxidase subunit I, which encodes MLDDPVQWARLQFALTAGTHYLFVAFTLGMAPFILGAQLGATLRRDAARMRAVRFWGGLYLVNYGMGVLSGLVMELQLATNWSGLNDMFGNVFSAPLAVETMAAFFVESTFLGLWIFGWDRMNRWAHLGVFAVVTLTAYSSAFWVLVSNGFLKNPVGFEVRAGAAVLTDATALMTNPAALLAFGHIVSSALLVGGLVTAAVSAYHLSRGNDPDGMFRRGIQRGLLVTALGVMPTPAFGGMQYGLFGKVPPTSGDTLSAAEIERIEAAGVGSVQTIGEVGHVSMVMSWMGIGALVGAGLLVWLVRRLDRWRWFHWILVFSPFLPFIASIGGWVYRETGRQPWVVTHHLTTADALTDMTSGMAVLSFSLFTGAFAILATVTCGLLVRYARRGPEGGPLAPAAEPETESATPVHTF
- a CDS encoding sensor histidine kinase codes for the protein MNGLLERIGRIRRDDVAVALAVGAIAFSSSYYAELDRDVTSYGNPLAPWGLVVLALAVVPLLWRSSHPILVGLVSCTATTAYYPLNFSDGFVIVAGAIALYTVVEQGYRVRGWLLGLAQFLIIQIWEALALGVPRPEYALGMFSWVLVILIFGEVMRKRREYRDVLRERAEEAERTREEEVRRRASDERLRLAREVHDVVAHNISLINVQAGSALYLIDSEPGRAAEALATIKQTSKETLRELRATLGVLRSVDESAPRSPAPGLSRLAELVERTRSAGVEVTVRSVGEPRRLATGTDSAAYRIVQESLTNAVRHAEPTAVTVELGYEPKGMSIVVGDNGRGAPEDLAPGNGITGMRERAAALGGDLRAAAGRDGGFTVSAWLPECAERTEEA
- a CDS encoding response regulator, yielding MIRVLLADDQALVRAGFRALLNSTPDIGVVAEAGDGAEAVRLTRTERPDVVLMDIRMPGVDGLVATEQILTDPRLGETRVVILTTFDLDDYIFDALRMGASGFLVKDTEPEDLLQGVRVVARGDALLSPNVTRRLIADYAGRPRRPEPSARLDELTDREREIVALVGAGLSNDEIADRLVLSPATAKTHVSRAMIKLRVRDRAQLVVLAYETGLVRPGWTD